A portion of the Magnolia sinica isolate HGM2019 chromosome 17, MsV1, whole genome shotgun sequence genome contains these proteins:
- the LOC131230638 gene encoding uncharacterized protein LOC131230638, with amino-acid sequence MEVNQLLLEYNRLLSLLMDLYAVTKTRSLLHCLDVVSGIIKSCRNKTINHRGLVLMVYQEWGLSCIRFFTVMVLQYSLVAWMGNDTGSFDAFEQVGFKIFVGVTASVMN; translated from the exons ATGGAAGTAAACCAGCTCCTATTGGAATACAATCGCCTGCTTTCACTTCTAATG GATCTATATGCAGTTACTAAAACCAGAAGTTTGCTGCATTGTCTCGATGTAGTGTCTGGAATTATCAAATCCTGCAGGAACAA gacaattaaccacagAGGGCTGGTTCTGATGGTTTACCAAGAGTGGGGTCTTTCGTGCATCCGCTTCTTCACAGTCATGG tTCTTCAATATTCTCTAGTAGCATGGATGGGCAATGATACTGGCTCTTTCGATGCTTTTGAACAGGTTGGTTTCAAAATTTTCGTAGGGGTCACTGCTTCTGTAATGAATTGA